A stretch of the bacterium SCSIO 12827 genome encodes the following:
- a CDS encoding ABC transporter permease, producing the protein MTPLTERRLANFRRNRRGYWSLWIFVLLFVLSLGAELIANDKPFLVYFNGGFYVPVAEAYAETTFGGEFATEADYRDPYVKDLINAKGWMIWPPIPYSYDTIIKDLPGPAPSPPSLNNWLGTDDQGRDVMARMIYGFRISVLFGLALTAISAVIGIAAGAVQGYFGGWIDLLAQRFMEVWSGLPTLYLLIILASVVTPSFWWILGLMLMFSWMAFVGVVRAEFLRARNFDYVRAARALGVSDGVIMFKHVLPNAMVATLTFLPFILSGSITTLTSLDFLGFGLPAGSPSLGELLNQGKNNIQAPWLGFTAFFSLAIMLSLLVFVGEAVRDAFDPPKVFK; encoded by the coding sequence ATCACGCCGCTGACGGAACGGCGGCTTGCCAATTTCCGGCGCAACCGCCGGGGCTACTGGTCGCTGTGGATTTTCGTGCTGTTGTTCGTGCTGTCGCTGGGGGCAGAGTTGATCGCCAACGACAAGCCGTTCCTGGTCTATTTCAACGGCGGGTTCTATGTCCCCGTGGCCGAGGCATACGCGGAAACCACCTTCGGCGGCGAATTCGCGACAGAGGCCGATTACCGCGATCCTTACGTCAAGGACCTGATCAACGCCAAGGGCTGGATGATCTGGCCGCCCATTCCCTATTCCTACGACACGATCATCAAGGACCTGCCGGGCCCGGCCCCCTCGCCCCCGTCACTGAACAATTGGCTGGGCACCGACGACCAGGGCCGCGACGTGATGGCGCGCATGATCTACGGGTTTCGCATTTCCGTTCTGTTCGGCCTGGCGCTGACGGCGATCAGCGCCGTGATCGGCATCGCCGCCGGCGCCGTGCAGGGCTATTTCGGCGGCTGGATCGACCTGTTGGCGCAGCGCTTCATGGAGGTCTGGTCGGGCCTGCCGACCCTGTACCTGCTGATCATCCTGGCCAGCGTCGTGACGCCCAGTTTCTGGTGGATCCTGGGCCTGATGCTGATGTTTTCCTGGATGGCCTTCGTCGGCGTCGTGCGCGCCGAATTCCTGCGCGCGCGCAATTTCGATTACGTGCGGGCGGCCCGGGCCCTGGGCGTGTCCGACGGGGTCATCATGTTCAAGCACGTCCTGCCCAACGCCATGGTCGCGACCCTGACCTTCCTGCCGTTCATCCTGTCGGGCTCCATCACCACCCTGACGTCGCTCGATTTCCTGGGCTTCGGCCTGCCCGCCGGGTCGCCGTCCCTGGGTGAGTTACTGAACCAGGGCAAGAACAACATCCAGGCCCCCTGGCTGGGCTTCACGGCGTTCTTCTCCCTCGCCATCATGCTGTCGCTGCTGGTCTTCGTCGGCGAGGCCGTGCGCGACGCCTTCGACCCCCCGAAGGTCTTCAAATAA
- a CDS encoding microcin C ABC transporter permease YejB: MFAYILRRLLLIPPTLLGIMIINFAVVQILPGGPVEQLIAQIAGDDVSSTARVSGDAGSEVMAAKRPAQGSGGDSTVTSKYRGAQGLPPEFIKDLERQFGLDKPAHERFWLMMKRYATFDFGDSYFRDQSVMQLVLDKMPVSISLGLWTTLLVYLISIPLGVAKAVRDGSKFDIWTSGLVIFGNAVPGFLFAILLIVLFAGGRYWDIFPLRGLVSENFAELSTWEQVKDYFWHLTLPISSMVIGGFAGLTMLTKNSFLEQINQQYVVTARSKGLTERQVLYGHVFRNAMLIVIAGFPSAFIGILFTGALLTEVIFSLDGLGLLGFDAALTRDYPVMFATLYFFTLLGLVMGIIGDLMYHIIDPRIDFDAREV, encoded by the coding sequence ATGTTCGCATATATCCTTCGCCGACTGCTGCTGATCCCGCCGACGCTGCTCGGCATCATGATCATCAATTTCGCCGTGGTGCAGATCCTGCCCGGCGGGCCGGTCGAGCAATTGATCGCCCAGATCGCCGGCGACGACGTGTCGTCGACCGCCCGGGTCTCCGGCGACGCCGGGTCCGAGGTCATGGCCGCCAAGCGCCCGGCCCAGGGATCGGGCGGCGATAGCACGGTGACCAGCAAATACCGGGGCGCGCAAGGCCTGCCGCCCGAATTCATCAAGGACCTGGAACGCCAGTTCGGTTTGGACAAACCGGCGCATGAACGCTTCTGGCTGATGATGAAGCGCTATGCGACCTTCGATTTCGGCGACAGTTATTTCCGCGACCAGTCGGTGATGCAACTGGTGCTCGACAAGATGCCGGTGTCGATCTCGCTCGGCCTGTGGACGACGCTGCTGGTCTATCTGATCTCGATCCCGCTGGGCGTCGCCAAGGCCGTGCGCGACGGATCAAAATTCGACATCTGGACCTCGGGCCTGGTGATCTTCGGCAACGCGGTCCCGGGCTTTCTGTTCGCGATCCTGCTGATCGTGCTGTTCGCCGGCGGGCGCTATTGGGACATCTTCCCCCTGCGCGGGCTGGTCTCGGAAAACTTCGCTGAGCTTTCGACCTGGGAACAGGTTAAGGATTATTTCTGGCACCTCACCCTGCCGATCTCGTCCATGGTCATCGGCGGCTTTGCCGGGCTGACCATGCTGACCAAGAATTCGTTCCTGGAACAGATCAACCAGCAATACGTGGTGACCGCCCGGTCCAAGGGCCTGACGGAACGCCAGGTGCTTTACGGCCACGTGTTCCGCAACGCCATGCTGATCGTGATCGCGGGTTTCCCCTCGGCCTTCATCGGCATTCTGTTTACGGGGGCCTTGCTGACCGAGGTGATTTTCTCCCTCGACGGGCTGGGGCTGCTGGGCTTTGACGCGGCCCTGACCCGCGATTATCCGGTGATGTTCGCGACACTGTATTTCTTCACGCTGCTGGGCCTGGTCATGGGCATCATCGGCGACCTGATGTACCACATCATCGATCCGCGCATTGATTTCGACGCGCGCGAGGTGTGA
- a CDS encoding ABC transporter substrate-binding protein, with amino-acid sequence MRFLSALLVLTCLSLPAGAADAPKPVHGLAMHGDLKYGPDFKHFDYVNPDAPKGGTVRLGATGSFDSFNPFIIKGTAAGASGFVYDTLMDDAADEPFSQYGRLAESVTMPEDRSWVEFQLRKEARWHDGMPVTVDDVIFSFNILVKEGAPFYRFYYGNVAEVTQTGERSVKFTFKPGENRELPLIIGQLTVLPKHYWKDKDFNKTTLEPPLGSGPYKITEFEAGRFVKLSRVKDYWGKDIPVMKGYNNFDEIIFDYYRDSNVALEAFLAGRYDYKSENSSKAWATAYETPAVKKGVLVKEQIHHDRPAGMQGFAFNTRRELFSDPQVRHALAYAFNFEWSNKALFYDQYERTRSYFQNSEMAATGLPGPEELKLLEPFRADLPPEVFTQEYNPPRGDESGNIRGNLRTASKLLTEAGWVIKDGKRINAKTGKPFAFEMLLVSPLFERIALPFAKNLEKLGIAMTVRTIDTAQYRRRLDTFDFDMVVGGFGQSLSPGNEQREFWSTSAADQEGSRNIIGIKSKAVDAIVEKLIAAPSRKDLVIASRALDRVLQWGHYMIPNWHAPYDRIAYWDKFARPKVTPTRGNQFFAWWIDAAKAQSLSDRKKGL; translated from the coding sequence ATGCGATTTCTGAGCGCCCTTCTCGTCCTCACCTGCCTGTCCCTGCCTGCCGGGGCGGCCGATGCGCCCAAGCCGGTGCACGGGCTGGCCATGCACGGCGACCTGAAGTACGGCCCGGACTTCAAACATTTCGACTACGTCAATCCGGACGCACCCAAGGGCGGTACCGTGCGCCTGGGCGCCACCGGTTCGTTCGACAGCTTCAACCCCTTCATCATCAAGGGCACGGCGGCGGGGGCCTCCGGCTTCGTCTACGACACCCTGATGGACGACGCGGCGGACGAACCGTTCAGCCAGTACGGCCGCTTGGCGGAAAGCGTGACCATGCCGGAGGACCGCAGTTGGGTGGAATTCCAACTCCGCAAGGAAGCCCGCTGGCACGATGGCATGCCGGTGACGGTCGACGACGTGATCTTTTCCTTCAACATCCTGGTCAAGGAGGGAGCACCCTTCTACCGCTTCTATTACGGCAACGTGGCCGAGGTGACGCAGACCGGCGAACGGTCCGTGAAATTCACTTTCAAGCCGGGCGAAAACCGGGAATTGCCGCTGATCATCGGCCAACTGACGGTCCTGCCCAAGCACTACTGGAAGGACAAGGACTTCAACAAGACGACCCTGGAGCCGCCGCTCGGCTCAGGCCCTTATAAGATCACCGAGTTCGAGGCCGGCCGCTTCGTCAAGCTGTCCCGCGTCAAGGACTACTGGGGCAAGGACATCCCGGTCATGAAGGGCTACAACAATTTCGACGAGATCATTTTCGACTACTACCGCGATTCCAACGTGGCGCTGGAGGCCTTCCTGGCCGGACGCTACGACTACAAATCGGAAAATTCGTCCAAGGCCTGGGCCACGGCCTATGAGACCCCCGCCGTGAAGAAGGGCGTTCTGGTCAAGGAACAGATCCACCATGACCGCCCGGCGGGCATGCAGGGCTTCGCCTTCAACACCCGGCGCGAATTGTTCAGCGACCCCCAGGTGCGCCACGCGCTGGCTTATGCCTTCAACTTCGAATGGTCGAACAAGGCCCTGTTCTACGACCAGTATGAGCGCACCCGCAGCTATTTCCAAAACTCGGAAATGGCGGCGACGGGCCTGCCGGGGCCGGAGGAGCTGAAACTTCTGGAACCGTTCCGCGCCGACCTGCCGCCGGAAGTCTTCACCCAGGAATACAACCCGCCCCGTGGCGACGAGAGCGGTAACATCCGGGGCAACCTGCGCACCGCGTCCAAGCTGCTGACCGAGGCCGGCTGGGTGATCAAGGACGGCAAGCGCATCAATGCCAAGACGGGCAAGCCCTTCGCCTTTGAAATGCTGCTGGTCTCACCCCTGTTCGAGCGCATCGCCCTGCCCTTCGCCAAGAACCTGGAAAAGCTGGGCATCGCCATGACCGTGCGCACCATCGACACGGCCCAATACCGGCGCAGGCTAGATACCTTTGATTTCGACATGGTGGTCGGCGGCTTCGGGCAGTCCCTGTCGCCGGGCAACGAACAGCGCGAATTCTGGTCCACGTCAGCGGCCGACCAGGAAGGGTCCCGCAACATCATCGGCATCAAGTCCAAGGCCGTCGACGCCATCGTGGAAAAGCTGATCGCCGCCCCGTCGCGCAAGGATCTGGTCATCGCCTCCCGGGCGCTCGACCGCGTGCTGCAATGGGGCCATTACATGATCCCCAACTGGCATGCGCCCTATGATCGCATCGCCTATTGGGACAAGTTCGCCCGGCCCAAGGTGACGCCGACCCGCGGCAACCAGTTTTTCGCCTGGTGGATCGACGCGGCCAAGGCCCAGTCCCTTTCCGACCGTAAGAAAGGGTTGTGA
- the hisN gene encoding histidinol-phosphatase, translating into MDMAARAREIVLGHYGTAPDVEDKAELSPVTIADRECEAAMRDMIAAAFPGHGIFGEEFGAENADAEFVWVLDPIDGTKAFVTGKPLFGTLIGLLKDGAPWIGVMDNPALDEIWAGAPGLGATRNGEAVRCRPCPDLASAWLYTTSPQMHQGLNFGHFENLRHGCRHALYGGDCYSYGTLARGRADLVCDSSMQPYDYVALVPIVEGAGGRMTDWAGGTLGLGGDGTVIASGDPALHGRAVAALGG; encoded by the coding sequence ATGGACATGGCGGCCCGAGCGCGGGAAATCGTGCTGGGCCATTACGGCACGGCCCCCGATGTCGAGGACAAGGCAGAGCTGAGCCCCGTCACCATCGCCGACCGGGAATGCGAAGCGGCCATGCGCGACATGATCGCCGCCGCCTTCCCCGGGCACGGCATCTTCGGCGAGGAATTCGGCGCCGAAAACGCGGACGCGGAATTCGTCTGGGTGCTTGACCCCATCGACGGCACCAAGGCCTTCGTCACCGGCAAGCCCCTGTTCGGCACCCTGATCGGCCTGTTGAAGGACGGCGCTCCCTGGATCGGCGTCATGGACAATCCGGCCTTGGATGAAATCTGGGCCGGCGCCCCCGGCCTGGGCGCCACGCGCAACGGCGAAGCCGTACGCTGTCGGCCCTGCCCCGATCTGGCCTCTGCCTGGCTGTACACCACTTCGCCGCAGATGCATCAGGGCCTCAACTTCGGCCATTTCGAAAACCTGCGCCACGGTTGCCGCCACGCGCTTTACGGCGGCGATTGCTACAGCTACGGAACGTTGGCCCGCGGCCGCGCCGATCTTGTCTGCGATTCCAGCATGCAGCCCTATGACTATGTCGCCCTGGTCCCCATCGTCGAAGGGGCGGGCGGGCGCATGACCGACTGGGCCGGCGGCACTCTGGGCCTTGGCGGCGACGGCACGGTGATCGCATCGGGCGATCCCGCATTGCACGGTCGGGCCGTGGCCGCGCTCGGCGGCTGA
- a CDS encoding cytochrome c family protein: MQFSRMEKLGFGVLVTAWVVWGTNKIGDTLVHANEPEKMGFEVAVADQGDAQDAAPKEAEKPVMELIATADPKAGAKVFKKCTACHSAEAGAKHKIGPNLWEIVGRGQGKADGFNYSGTLAGLGGTWSIEELNKFLDNPKEYAPGNKMTFRGIPKNADRAALLVYMESLK, from the coding sequence ATGCAGTTCTCCCGGATGGAAAAACTCGGTTTCGGCGTTCTTGTGACGGCTTGGGTCGTGTGGGGCACCAACAAGATCGGCGATACGCTGGTCCACGCGAACGAGCCTGAAAAGATGGGCTTTGAAGTCGCCGTCGCCGACCAGGGCGATGCCCAGGACGCGGCGCCCAAGGAAGCCGAAAAGCCGGTGATGGAACTGATCGCCACCGCCGACCCCAAGGCCGGCGCCAAGGTGTTCAAGAAATGCACGGCCTGCCATTCGGCGGAAGCCGGCGCCAAGCATAAGATCGGCCCCAATCTGTGGGAGATCGTCGGGCGTGGCCAGGGCAAGGCTGACGGCTTCAACTATTCGGGCACCCTGGCGGGCCTGGGCGGCACCTGGAGCATCGAGGAATTGAACAAGTTCCTCGACAATCCGAAGGAATACGCCCCGGGCAACAAGATGACCTTCCGCGGCATTCCCAAGAATGCCGACCGCGCGGCCTTGTTGGTCTACATGGAATCCCTCAAGTAA
- a CDS encoding prephenate dehydratase: protein MASSATSIALQGMPGAYSHLACREARGDMDPLPCRTFEDAFAAVHDGRARLAMIPIENSVAGRVADIHHLLPDSDLHIIGEHFHRVHHHLLAVPGTKIGELTHVHSHVHALNQCRNLIRELGVTPVVHVDTAGAAKDIAAQGEQSQAAIASSLAGEIYGLCSLKQNIEDAEHNTTRFVILSLTAESPTYNESETYITSFTFRVRNVPAALYKAMGGFATNGVNMTKLESYVGPDFVAAQFFAEVEGHMDAPSVKLAFEDLSHYSEWIKVLGTYPAHPFRKTAANQGV, encoded by the coding sequence ATGGCTTCTTCCGCTACCTCCATCGCCCTCCAGGGCATGCCCGGCGCTTATTCTCATCTTGCCTGCCGCGAGGCGCGGGGCGACATGGACCCCTTGCCCTGCCGCACCTTCGAAGACGCCTTTGCCGCTGTGCATGACGGCCGTGCGCGGCTGGCCATGATTCCCATCGAAAATTCCGTCGCCGGGCGGGTCGCCGACATCCACCATCTGCTGCCGGATTCCGACCTGCACATCATCGGCGAGCATTTTCACCGGGTGCATCACCATCTTTTGGCCGTGCCGGGCACAAAAATCGGCGAATTGACCCATGTCCACAGCCATGTCCATGCGCTCAACCAGTGCCGCAACCTGATCCGCGAACTGGGCGTCACGCCGGTGGTTCATGTCGATACGGCGGGGGCGGCCAAGGACATCGCGGCCCAGGGCGAGCAATCCCAGGCCGCCATCGCGTCCAGCCTAGCCGGAGAGATCTACGGCCTTTGTTCGCTTAAACAGAACATTGAAGACGCGGAACACAACACCACGCGCTTTGTGATCTTGTCACTGACGGCGGAATCGCCGACCTATAATGAGTCCGAGACGTACATCACCAGCTTTACATTCCGTGTGCGCAACGTTCCGGCCGCCCTCTACAAGGCCATGGGCGGGTTCGCCACCAACGGGGTCAACATGACCAAACTGGAAAGTTATGTCGGCCCCGATTTCGTGGCGGCCCAGTTCTTCGCCGAGGTCGAGGGCCATATGGATGCGCCCTCGGTCAAGCTGGCCTTCGAGGACCTGTCCCATTATTCCGAATGGATCAAGGTGCTGGGCACCTATCCGGCCCATCCGTTCCGCAAAACCGCCGCCAATCAAGGAGTATGA
- a CDS encoding DUF983 domain-containing protein, translating into MTFEDIRPHLGLAILRGLARRCPSCGIGHSFKGYLKVTDCPHCGEELGHIRADDFPPYLTIAIVGHMVVPMLLMSEQLMSPPTWMLLGVAVPVTLGLTLALLPRVKGGILGLMWHLGLRGDETQ; encoded by the coding sequence GTGACCTTCGAAGACATCCGGCCCCACCTGGGGCTCGCCATCCTGCGCGGTCTCGCGCGTCGTTGTCCCAGCTGCGGTATCGGCCATAGCTTCAAGGGCTATCTGAAGGTCACCGACTGCCCCCATTGCGGCGAGGAGTTGGGTCATATCCGGGCCGATGATTTCCCGCCGTACCTCACCATCGCCATCGTCGGCCATATGGTGGTGCCGATGCTGCTGATGAGCGAACAGTTGATGTCGCCGCCGACCTGGATGCTGCTGGGCGTCGCCGTGCCGGTGACCCTGGGCCTCACGTTGGCGCTGCTGCCGCGGGTGAAGGGCGGCATCCTGGGCCTGATGTGGCACCTGGGCCTGCGCGGCGACGAAACGCAGTAA
- a CDS encoding cupin domain-containing protein, translating to MTDEKPSAVRALDVAPRAKPSTYPEPFFSRMAGREKRQLGDLFGLGNFGVNLTRLAPGGESALLHRHTRQDEFVYILEGSPTLVTEEGETLLAPGMCAGFPAGGSAHQLVNRTAADVLYLEVGDRTPGDAASYPRDDIQADLGPDGQWLFTHKDGSPY from the coding sequence ATGACCGATGAGAAGCCGTCTGCCGTCCGGGCGCTGGACGTCGCCCCCCGGGCCAAGCCCTCGACCTATCCGGAACCGTTTTTCAGCCGCATGGCCGGGCGGGAAAAACGCCAATTGGGCGACCTGTTCGGGCTCGGCAATTTCGGCGTCAACCTGACGCGGCTGGCGCCGGGCGGCGAATCGGCGCTGTTGCACCGTCATACCCGGCAGGATGAATTCGTCTACATCCTCGAAGGATCGCCGACGCTGGTCACGGAAGAGGGCGAAACGCTTTTGGCGCCCGGCATGTGCGCGGGTTTTCCCGCCGGCGGTTCGGCTCATCAACTGGTCAACCGGACCGCGGCCGACGTGCTGTACCTAGAAGTCGGCGACCGCACGCCGGGCGACGCGGCCAGCTATCCCCGCGACGACATTCAGGCCGACCTGGGCCCGGACGGCCAGTGGCTGTTCACCCACAAGGACGGCAGCCCTTATTGA
- a CDS encoding PAS-domain containing protein, whose product MHFWRHLDGAGAYPMVQYVVGFLGGMVLLTVGLLRVIADSRRNEQMLTAAVEGISEGLIYFDANDRLVLVNGKIAEMYPLARDVFVPGVSYETCLRTGVETGQWGPEDGDDVETWIRRRLDHHFNPKGAVEFNMPDGRIIRVEERKTRDGGIVGVRADITDLRQARREIEAQRDELEKLNAQKDRFFAIIAHDLKSPFSGLLQFSKILATRSSSMSPKEISEYGKMLHRASEQAYKLLEDLLDWSRLQLDRMEFEPAAMDAKQAIETSLNRLGPLASAKQITLHNDADLKRRVHADAHMVDTILRNLIDNAIKFTPDRGMITVTSGEVGDFGFIEISDTGVGMDPGKLEKLFRLDQKLSSKGTNGETGTGFGLLLCKELVEKQGGQILVQSTEGRGSAVRFTLPFHPD is encoded by the coding sequence ATGCATTTTTGGCGCCACCTGGACGGTGCCGGTGCCTATCCGATGGTGCAATACGTCGTCGGATTTCTGGGCGGCATGGTTCTGCTGACGGTCGGTCTGTTGCGGGTCATTGCCGATAGTCGGCGGAACGAACAGATGTTGACGGCGGCGGTTGAAGGCATTTCCGAAGGGCTGATCTATTTCGATGCGAATGACCGGCTGGTCCTGGTCAACGGCAAGATCGCCGAGATGTATCCCCTGGCGCGCGACGTTTTCGTGCCCGGCGTGTCCTATGAAACCTGCCTGCGCACGGGCGTCGAAACGGGGCAATGGGGGCCCGAGGACGGAGACGACGTGGAAACCTGGATTCGCCGCCGGCTCGACCATCACTTCAATCCCAAGGGGGCGGTCGAATTCAACATGCCCGACGGCCGGATCATCCGCGTCGAGGAACGGAAAACCCGCGACGGCGGCATCGTGGGGGTTCGCGCCGACATCACCGATCTCCGCCAGGCCCGGCGGGAGATCGAGGCGCAGCGGGACGAACTGGAAAAACTGAACGCTCAGAAGGACCGCTTTTTCGCGATCATCGCCCATGACCTTAAAAGTCCGTTTTCGGGGCTTCTGCAATTCTCGAAAATTCTCGCCACCCGGTCGTCTTCCATGAGCCCGAAGGAAATTTCTGAATACGGAAAGATGCTTCACCGCGCGTCGGAGCAGGCATACAAGTTGTTGGAAGATTTGTTGGACTGGTCGCGCCTGCAACTCGACCGCATGGAGTTCGAGCCCGCCGCCATGGATGCGAAACAGGCAATCGAGACCAGCCTGAACAGATTGGGGCCGCTGGCGTCGGCCAAGCAGATCACGCTCCACAACGACGCGGACCTGAAGCGGCGGGTCCATGCCGATGCCCATATGGTCGACACGATCCTGCGCAACCTGATCGACAACGCCATCAAGTTCACGCCGGACAGGGGGATGATCACGGTGACCTCCGGCGAAGTCGGGGACTTCGGGTTCATCGAGATTTCCGATACCGGGGTCGGCATGGATCCGGGGAAACTGGAAAAGCTGTTCCGCCTCGATCAAAAGCTGTCATCGAAAGGCACCAATGGAGAGACGGGCACCGGCTTCGGCCTGCTTTTGTGCAAGGAACTGGTGGAAAAGCAGGGCGGCCAGATCCTGGTGCAAAGCACCGAGGGCCGAGGGTCGGCGGTCCGCTTTACCCTGCCGTTCCACCCCGACTAA
- the nudC gene encoding NAD(+) diphosphatase: MPKRLMYTGGPLDRAGDRRRGDAAVAELLSHPKARVAPVWRDRNLVEPGDNPRAGWLTGEAAVTVTLHASVQVFLGLWEDAPYFAVDLSHHEEHALPDLVNGATFEDLRQVGRLLAADEATILAYARGMTHWHRRQKYCSDCGSPTEPRDSGHVQACTNADCGRSHFPRTDPAVIMLVTHMGADGVDRCLLGWSTRWDFPMYSTLAGFVEPGESLEEAVAREVLEESGIRVDDVTYRGSQPWPFPASLMLGFRAGGLNDDINVDPTEIREAKWFSRTDLAQFGEFYGETDPNRPRLPRTDSISRRLINDWIDEGD, from the coding sequence ATGCCAAAAAGATTGATGTATACGGGCGGTCCCCTGGACCGGGCCGGCGACCGGCGGCGCGGTGACGCTGCCGTCGCGGAACTTCTCAGCCACCCCAAGGCCCGGGTGGCGCCCGTGTGGCGCGACCGCAATCTGGTGGAACCGGGGGATAACCCTCGGGCCGGTTGGCTGACCGGCGAGGCGGCGGTCACCGTCACCCTGCATGCCAGCGTGCAGGTGTTCCTGGGCCTTTGGGAAGACGCGCCCTATTTCGCCGTCGACCTGTCCCATCACGAAGAACACGCCCTGCCGGACTTGGTCAACGGCGCCACATTCGAGGATCTGCGCCAGGTCGGACGGCTGCTGGCCGCCGATGAGGCGACGATCCTGGCCTATGCCCGGGGCATGACCCATTGGCACCGGCGGCAGAAATACTGCAGCGATTGCGGCAGCCCGACAGAGCCGAGGGACAGCGGCCATGTCCAGGCCTGCACCAATGCGGATTGCGGACGCAGCCATTTCCCACGCACGGACCCGGCGGTCATCATGCTGGTCACCCACATGGGGGCCGACGGCGTCGATCGCTGCCTGCTGGGCTGGTCGACGCGCTGGGATTTCCCCATGTATTCGACCCTGGCGGGCTTCGTGGAACCCGGCGAAAGCCTGGAGGAAGCGGTCGCCCGCGAGGTGCTGGAGGAATCGGGCATCCGCGTTGACGACGTGACCTACCGGGGATCGCAGCCCTGGCCGTTCCCGGCCTCGCTGATGCTGGGCTTCCGGGCCGGGGGGCTCAACGACGACATCAACGTCGACCCCACGGAAATCCGCGAGGCCAAATGGTTTTCCCGCACCGATCTGGCCCAGTTCGGGGAATTCTACGGCGAAACGGACCCCAATCGCCCGCGCCTGCCGCGCACGGACAGCATTTCCCGCCGGCTGATCAACGACTGGATCGACGAGGGCGATTGA